The Fusobacterium necrophorum subsp. necrophorum genome has a window encoding:
- the clpX gene encoding ATP-dependent Clp protease ATP-binding subunit ClpX, with translation MKDKKLEHCSFCGKTENEVAKLFAGRDGSLICDECIDQCYNMLMMDENHGILLEEDEEYLPTGDTIQIHQMEILKPEEIKEKLDDYVIGQERAKKILAVAVYNHYKRLLYKEKQEKKKGKDNNEVELQKSNVLLIGPTGSGKTLLAQTLARILKVPFAIADATTLTEAGYVGDDVENVLVRLIQAADYNIENAEKGIIYIDEFDKIARKSENVSITRDVSGEGVQQALLKIIEGTLSQVPPEGGRKHPNQPLIEIDTSNILFIVGGAFEGLGKVIQGRLHKKTLGFGADIQAPKEQMGEGEFLSQVLPEDITKRGIIPELVGRLPIIANLEDLDEKAFINILTKPKNAIVKQYQKLFQMEGVELEFTEEALEEVAHLAMSRKIGARGLRSILENTMLEMMYRLPSDSSIQKVILGKDAVLDHNKVEIIRN, from the coding sequence ATGAAAGACAAAAAATTAGAACATTGTTCCTTTTGTGGAAAAACAGAGAACGAAGTCGCTAAACTATTTGCTGGACGGGACGGTTCTTTAATCTGCGATGAATGTATCGATCAATGTTACAATATGCTGATGATGGATGAAAATCATGGAATACTACTGGAGGAGGACGAAGAATATCTTCCTACGGGAGATACAATTCAAATTCATCAAATGGAAATATTGAAACCGGAAGAAATCAAAGAAAAACTGGACGATTATGTTATAGGGCAGGAAAGAGCCAAAAAAATCTTGGCAGTGGCAGTGTACAATCATTACAAAAGATTATTGTACAAAGAAAAACAAGAGAAAAAGAAAGGGAAAGATAATAATGAAGTGGAACTTCAAAAATCGAATGTATTATTGATAGGTCCTACAGGTTCCGGAAAAACATTGTTAGCTCAAACTTTGGCAAGAATTTTGAAAGTTCCTTTTGCCATTGCTGATGCCACAACCTTAACAGAAGCAGGGTATGTCGGAGATGATGTGGAAAATGTATTGGTACGTTTGATTCAGGCTGCCGATTACAATATAGAAAATGCAGAAAAAGGAATTATTTATATTGATGAATTTGATAAGATTGCGAGAAAATCGGAAAATGTGTCTATCACAAGGGATGTTTCTGGAGAAGGAGTCCAACAGGCACTTTTAAAGATTATAGAGGGAACGCTTTCTCAAGTGCCGCCGGAAGGAGGAAGAAAACATCCCAACCAGCCTTTGATCGAAATTGATACGAGCAATATTTTATTTATTGTGGGAGGAGCTTTTGAAGGATTGGGAAAAGTGATTCAAGGTCGACTTCACAAGAAAACTTTAGGCTTTGGGGCGGACATTCAAGCGCCAAAAGAACAGATGGGAGAAGGAGAATTTTTAAGTCAGGTTCTCCCGGAAGATATTACAAAACGAGGAATTATTCCTGAATTAGTGGGACGACTTCCCATTATTGCAAACTTGGAAGACTTAGATGAAAAAGCATTTATCAATATTTTGACCAAACCGAAAAATGCAATTGTCAAACAATATCAGAAATTGTTCCAAATGGAAGGAGTAGAGTTGGAGTTTACAGAAGAAGCTTTGGAGGAAGTAGCTCATTTGGCAATGAGTCGAAAAATTGGAGCAAGAGGTTTGCGATCCATTTTAGAAAATACAATGTTGGAAATGATGTATCGTCTGCCATCGGATTCAAGTATTCAAAAGGTCATTTTAGGAAAAGATGCTGTATTGGACCACAATAAAGTGGAAATTATACGGAATTAA
- the rbfA gene encoding 30S ribosome-binding factor RbfA codes for MKRQRLAGIEKEISRVISSVLLSEIKNPNIRGLVSVTKVRVTEDLKFADTYFSIMPPIASEGQKTIEREKILEALEEVRGFLRKRIAEEINLRFIPEIRVKLDDSIEHAIHITKLLNDLKGS; via the coding sequence ATGAAAAGACAAAGATTAGCAGGAATTGAAAAAGAAATTTCAAGAGTCATTTCTTCTGTCTTATTGAGTGAAATTAAAAATCCTAATATTCGTGGTTTGGTTTCCGTGACTAAAGTAAGAGTCACAGAGGATTTAAAATTTGCGGATACTTATTTTAGCATTATGCCTCCGATTGCTTCTGAAGGACAAAAGACAATAGAGCGAGAAAAAATATTGGAAGCTTTGGAAGAAGTGCGAGGATTTTTACGAAAAAGAATTGCAGAAGAAATCAACTTGCGATTTATTCCTGAAATTCGAGTAAAATTGGATGATTCCATTGAGCATGCGATTCATATCACGAAATTATTGAATGATTTAAAAGGATCGTGA
- a CDS encoding DUF448 domain-containing protein yields MPVERTCIICRKKEEKKTFFRLCQREEKYYWDKTGKAQARGYYVCPEKECLGQLAKHKKIKMEMQDLYEMGKEMEKREKNYMNVFQIMKHSNALSFGMKMVLEEMEHTHLLVLATDISEKYARQLQQQAREKNIPLKYFGRKKDLGKIFGKEEVTVIAVKDKKMARGLVDKMK; encoded by the coding sequence ATGCCTGTAGAAAGAACTTGTATTATCTGCCGTAAAAAAGAAGAAAAGAAAACATTTTTCCGTCTTTGCCAGCGGGAAGAGAAATATTATTGGGATAAGACAGGAAAAGCGCAAGCCAGAGGATACTATGTTTGTCCTGAGAAAGAATGTCTTGGGCAACTTGCAAAACATAAAAAGATAAAAATGGAAATGCAGGATTTGTATGAAATGGGAAAAGAAATGGAAAAACGAGAAAAAAATTACATGAATGTTTTTCAAATTATGAAGCATTCCAATGCTTTGAGTTTTGGAATGAAAATGGTATTGGAAGAAATGGAACATACTCATTTACTCGTTTTGGCAACAGATATTTCCGAGAAATATGCAAGACAGTTACAACAACAAGCGAGAGAAAAAAACATTCCTTTGAAGTATTTCGGAAGAAAGAAAGATTTGGGAAAGATCTTTGGAAAAGAGGAAGTGACTGTCATTGCCGTGAAGGATAAAAAGATGGCAAGAGGACTCGTAGATAAGATGAAATAA
- a CDS encoding ATP-dependent Clp protease proteolytic subunit gives MYNPTVIDNDGRQERHFDIFSRLLRDRIIFLGTEVNDQVAASLVAQLLYLEAEDPTKDIILYINSPGGSVSAGLAIYDTMNYVKPDIQTVCIGQAASMGAFLLAAGTKGKRFALENSRIMIHQPLGGTGSGYHQATDVQIIAKELQATKEKLAGIIAKNTGKSREEVLEDTERDNYLTAEEAVKYGLIDMVMKAR, from the coding sequence ATGTATAATCCAACAGTCATAGACAATGATGGAAGACAGGAAAGACATTTTGATATTTTTTCTAGACTTCTTCGAGATAGAATTATTTTTTTAGGAACCGAAGTAAACGATCAGGTAGCAGCTTCTTTGGTGGCACAACTTTTATATTTAGAAGCGGAAGACCCTACGAAAGATATTATTTTATATATCAATAGTCCGGGAGGTTCTGTATCGGCAGGCTTAGCTATTTATGACACGATGAATTATGTAAAACCGGATATTCAAACGGTATGTATCGGGCAGGCAGCCAGTATGGGAGCTTTTCTATTGGCGGCAGGAACCAAAGGAAAACGTTTTGCACTAGAAAATTCCAGAATTATGATACATCAACCTTTAGGAGGGACTGGTTCCGGCTATCATCAAGCGACGGATGTTCAAATCATTGCAAAAGAACTCCAGGCAACCAAAGAAAAATTAGCTGGTATTATTGCAAAAAATACAGGAAAGAGTAGAGAAGAAGTATTGGAAGACACGGAAAGAGATAACTATTTGACAGCAGAAGAAGCTGTGAAATATGGTCTGATTGATATGGTTATGAAAGCACGATAG
- the recJ gene encoding single-stranded-DNA-specific exonuclease RecJ, translating into MKGYNSEKLLTTLLKNRGIQDFSKLHEFINPSVSSFRNPFLFENMEMVVLMLERAKQNRTRICIYGDYDVDGITGTAFLVKVFRQIGMDVVYYIPSREEEGYGLTKKNIDFLYEKRVRLVITVDTGYNSLEDIAYARAKGMEVIISDHHKTVREAGDEDILFLNPKLSQSYEFKFLSGAGVALKIAQAFYQKLNLDLDSLYQYLDIIMIGTIADVVPMVDENRIIIKNGLKVLQKTKVKGLAYLLKYLKFEDKNINTTDVSYYISPLINSLGRVGTSRMAADFFIKEDDFEIYNIIEEMKKLNKRRRELEKSIYDDAIRAIEKAGKKRLSCIFLSSRRWHPGVIGVVSSRLSLKFQVPVVLIALEGKLGKASCRSIKNVSIYNVLEEVKEELVRYGGHDLAAGFTIEEEKIEKVKRYFMESFSKKTRNIEEKKKYNIDMELPLEVVGESLLQDIEKISPFGSENPHPLFLEKNLSFREIRKFGVDQRHFNGILVKEGKEYPAVGFDLGHRIHLDTYLAQSFDIVYYPEKVNLHGEKMIQIRIKDIIIKDEFYDIFIKS; encoded by the coding sequence ATGAAAGGGTATAATTCAGAGAAACTATTAACAACTCTTTTGAAAAACAGAGGGATTCAAGACTTTTCAAAGCTTCATGAATTTATAAACCCTAGTGTTTCTTCTTTTCGAAACCCTTTTTTGTTTGAAAATATGGAAATGGTTGTTTTGATGTTGGAGAGAGCAAAACAGAATAGAACTCGAATTTGTATTTATGGAGATTATGATGTCGACGGGATTACAGGAACTGCTTTTTTGGTCAAGGTGTTTCGTCAAATCGGAATGGATGTTGTGTACTATATTCCGAGTCGAGAGGAAGAAGGCTATGGACTGACAAAAAAAAACATAGACTTCTTATATGAGAAACGAGTAAGGCTTGTGATTACCGTAGATACAGGATACAATTCCTTAGAAGATATTGCTTATGCAAGGGCAAAAGGAATGGAGGTTATCATTAGTGATCATCATAAGACGGTCCGAGAAGCAGGAGATGAGGATATTTTGTTTTTAAACCCCAAGTTAAGCCAGAGTTATGAATTTAAATTTTTATCGGGAGCGGGAGTAGCACTTAAAATTGCTCAGGCTTTTTATCAAAAATTGAACTTGGATTTGGATAGCCTATACCAATATTTGGACATTATTATGATAGGAACCATTGCTGATGTTGTTCCTATGGTAGATGAAAATAGAATCATTATCAAAAACGGATTAAAAGTTTTACAAAAAACAAAGGTAAAAGGCTTGGCTTATCTATTAAAATATTTAAAGTTTGAAGATAAAAATATCAATACGACCGATGTCAGCTACTATATTTCTCCCTTAATCAATTCTTTAGGTAGGGTCGGAACTTCCAGAATGGCGGCAGATTTCTTTATTAAAGAGGATGATTTTGAAATTTATAATATTATTGAAGAAATGAAGAAATTGAATAAAAGACGAAGAGAATTGGAAAAAAGTATTTATGATGATGCTATCCGTGCCATTGAGAAAGCAGGGAAAAAAAGACTGTCTTGTATTTTTTTATCAAGTCGGCGTTGGCATCCGGGTGTGATAGGAGTCGTGTCTTCTCGACTGAGTTTAAAATTTCAAGTTCCCGTTGTATTGATTGCCTTAGAGGGAAAGTTGGGAAAGGCTTCCTGCAGGAGCATAAAAAATGTCAGCATTTATAATGTTTTGGAAGAAGTCAAAGAAGAGTTGGTTCGCTATGGTGGACATGATTTGGCTGCAGGATTTACCATTGAAGAGGAAAAAATTGAAAAAGTAAAACGATATTTTATGGAGAGTTTCTCTAAAAAAACAAGAAATATTGAGGAAAAGAAAAAATATAATATTGATATGGAGTTGCCGTTAGAAGTTGTTGGGGAAAGCCTATTACAAGATATTGAAAAGATAAGTCCTTTCGGTTCTGAAAATCCGCATCCTTTGTTTTTGGAAAAAAATTTAAGCTTTCGAGAAATTCGAAAGTTTGGAGTGGATCAGAGACATTTCAACGGGATTTTAGTAAAGGAGGGAAAAGAGTACCCTGCAGTAGGCTTTGATTTAGGACATCGTATTCACTTGGATACCTATTTGGCACAAAGCTTTGATATTGTTTACTATCCTGAAAAAGTAAATCTTCATGGAGAGAAGATGATTCAAATCAGGATTAAAGATATAATAATTAAAGATGAATTTTATGATATATTCATCAAATCATAA
- the tig gene encoding trigger factor, with the protein MKYEVKKLEQSAVAISMKLEGSEFLPIRDKVVAKIGKEVEIKGFRKGHAPADAVLAQYKDVVMDEVTQEVVNSNMETIIREKEIAPISTIKNPKVTMKDSSFEMDFEIDVYPEIKLGEYKGISAEKESFEFKEEMLTQRMENMRNSKAKLVDCPEDHKAEIGDTVNLAFEGFIDGVPFEGGKSDSHQLKLGSKSFIDTFEEQLVGYVKGQEGEVKVNFPEEYHAAELAGKPAVFKVKINAIQIMETPEMNDELAKELGFESLEDLKTKTTENIIAEGTQRAEDEYLGKLILKVVEASEFEVPVSMIQQEIQNEMRRFEQQLQQQGLSLNMYMQMMGGDKKALEEQIKPMVEPRIKNDLVLAEIARNEKIEATEEDITEKMAEVAKMYGMEVAKMEEELKTHNQLDAFKYSVKAEIVMKKTIDFIKAEAK; encoded by the coding sequence ATGAAGTACGAAGTAAAGAAATTAGAACAATCAGCAGTAGCGATTTCTATGAAATTGGAAGGATCGGAGTTCTTACCAATTAGAGATAAAGTTGTTGCAAAAATAGGAAAGGAAGTAGAAATCAAGGGATTTCGAAAAGGACATGCACCTGCGGATGCAGTCTTAGCACAATATAAGGATGTCGTTATGGATGAAGTGACACAGGAAGTTGTAAATTCCAATATGGAAACAATCATTCGAGAGAAAGAAATAGCTCCAATCAGCACCATTAAAAATCCGAAAGTAACAATGAAAGATAGCAGTTTTGAAATGGATTTTGAAATTGATGTATATCCGGAAATTAAATTGGGAGAATATAAAGGAATTTCTGCGGAAAAAGAAAGTTTTGAATTCAAAGAGGAAATGTTGACACAAAGAATGGAAAATATGAGAAACAGCAAGGCGAAATTAGTAGATTGCCCTGAAGATCATAAAGCAGAGATAGGAGATACTGTTAACTTGGCCTTTGAGGGATTTATTGACGGAGTTCCTTTTGAAGGAGGAAAATCGGATTCCCATCAATTAAAATTAGGAAGTAAATCTTTTATTGATACTTTTGAAGAGCAATTAGTAGGATATGTAAAAGGACAAGAAGGAGAAGTCAAGGTAAACTTTCCGGAAGAGTACCATGCAGCGGAATTGGCAGGAAAGCCTGCTGTGTTTAAAGTAAAAATCAATGCAATTCAAATAATGGAAACTCCTGAAATGAATGATGAATTGGCAAAAGAATTAGGCTTTGAATCATTGGAAGATTTAAAAACGAAAACGACAGAAAATATCATTGCAGAGGGAACGCAAAGAGCGGAAGATGAATACTTAGGAAAATTGATTTTAAAAGTAGTGGAAGCGTCTGAATTTGAAGTACCGGTTTCCATGATTCAACAAGAAATCCAAAATGAGATGAGAAGATTTGAACAACAATTGCAACAACAAGGATTATCTTTGAATATGTATATGCAAATGATGGGTGGAGATAAAAAAGCCTTAGAAGAACAAATCAAGCCTATGGTAGAACCAAGAATTAAAAATGATTTAGTGCTTGCAGAAATTGCCAGAAACGAAAAGATTGAAGCAACCGAGGAAGATATTACTGAAAAAATGGCAGAAGTGGCTAAAATGTACGGAATGGAAGTAGCTAAAATGGAAGAAGAATTGAAAACTCATAACCAATTGGATGCTTTCAAATACTCTGTAAAAGCGGAAATCGTTATGAAAAAAACAATCGATTTCATCAAAGCGGAAGCAAAATAA
- the rimP gene encoding ribosome maturation factor RimP, which yields MESTIQKIEKIVTPEAEKLGLSLVDVEYMQDGGYWYVRIYVEKLDGDVNLEDCASLSGNIEDAVDQLIDKKFFLEVSSPGIERPLKKEADFIRFTGEKIFVALKHKIHEKRNVEGILLAYENQTLLLEVEGEELQIPFSEVKKSHLVFDFDEF from the coding sequence GTGGAAAGTACGATACAAAAAATAGAAAAGATTGTCACACCGGAAGCGGAAAAACTGGGACTTAGTCTTGTGGATGTGGAGTACATGCAAGATGGAGGATACTGGTACGTGCGAATCTATGTAGAGAAATTGGACGGAGATGTCAATTTGGAAGATTGTGCAAGCTTAAGTGGAAACATTGAAGATGCAGTCGATCAATTGATTGATAAAAAATTCTTTTTGGAAGTATCCTCTCCCGGAATTGAAAGACCTTTGAAAAAAGAGGCGGATTTTATACGTTTTACGGGAGAAAAAATTTTTGTGGCTTTGAAACATAAGATTCATGAAAAACGGAATGTAGAGGGAATATTACTGGCTTATGAAAATCAAACTCTTTTATTGGAAGTAGAAGGAGAAGAACTTCAGATTCCTTTTTCTGAAGTGAAAAAGTCTCATCTTGTCTTTGACTTTGATGAATTTTAG
- the infB gene encoding translation initiation factor IF-2 has protein sequence MKLRVHELAKKYAVKNKEFLEILNTEIGIEVTSHLANLDEAQIEKVEEYYSRLSKAEEKEEKKTPKANKGKEKQHKKNIPILLEDEEEEVVEVVERKNKKHKKKKGRRSDFVVKTVEAGPAVIEEDGMKIIKVKGEITLGDFAERLKVNSAEIIKKLFLKGQMLTINSPLPFELAEELAMDYDALVEKEEEVELEFGEKFDLEIEDKAEDLVERPPVITIMGHVDHGKTSLLDAIRTTNVVGGEAGGITQKIGAYQVERDGKKITFVDTPGHEAFTDMRARGAQVTDIAILVVAADDGVMPQTIEAISHAKAAKVPIIVAVNKIDKPEANPMRVKQELMEQGLVSVEWGGDVEFVEVSAKKKLNLDTLLDTILITSEILELKANFKKRAKAVVLESKLDPKVGPIADILVQEGTLRIGDVIVAGEVQGKVRALVNDKGERVKSVEVSQPVEIIGFNQVPQAGDTMYVIQNEQHAKRIVEEVAKERKIAETTRKTISLEALSAQLEHENVKELNLVLRADSRGSVEALRDSLMKLSNGEVAVNIIQAAAGAITESDIKLASASNAIIIGFNVRPTTKALREAELANVEIRTSRIIYHITEDIEKALSGMLEPEYKEVYLGRIEIKKVYRISKVGNIAGCIVVDGKVKNDSNIRILRNNIVIFEGKLSSLKRFKDDVKEVVVGQECGLGIENFNDIKEGDIVEAFDMQEVKRSL, from the coding sequence ATGAAATTAAGGGTACATGAACTCGCAAAAAAATATGCAGTAAAAAATAAGGAATTTTTAGAAATTTTAAATACCGAAATTGGGATTGAAGTGACTTCTCACCTGGCAAATTTGGACGAGGCACAAATAGAAAAGGTGGAAGAATATTATTCAAGATTGAGCAAAGCGGAAGAAAAAGAAGAAAAGAAAACTCCCAAAGCCAACAAGGGAAAAGAAAAACAACATAAAAAAAATATTCCTATCCTTTTAGAAGACGAGGAAGAAGAAGTTGTTGAAGTTGTGGAACGAAAGAATAAGAAACACAAGAAGAAAAAAGGGAGAAGAAGTGATTTTGTGGTAAAAACAGTGGAAGCAGGTCCTGCAGTGATTGAAGAAGATGGAATGAAAATTATCAAAGTAAAGGGAGAAATTACCTTAGGAGATTTTGCAGAACGATTGAAAGTAAATTCCGCAGAAATTATTAAAAAATTATTTTTAAAGGGACAGATGTTAACGATTAACAGCCCTTTGCCTTTTGAATTGGCAGAAGAATTGGCTATGGACTATGATGCTTTGGTGGAAAAAGAAGAAGAGGTGGAATTGGAATTTGGAGAAAAGTTCGACTTGGAAATTGAGGATAAGGCGGAAGATTTGGTGGAAAGACCTCCTGTGATTACAATTATGGGGCATGTCGATCACGGAAAAACTTCCCTGTTGGATGCCATTCGAACAACCAATGTAGTAGGGGGAGAAGCAGGAGGAATTACCCAAAAGATTGGAGCATATCAAGTCGAAAGAGATGGAAAGAAAATTACTTTCGTAGATACCCCGGGTCACGAAGCTTTTACGGATATGAGAGCCAGAGGAGCACAGGTAACGGATATTGCTATTTTGGTTGTAGCGGCGGATGACGGAGTTATGCCACAAACGATCGAAGCCATTTCTCATGCAAAAGCTGCAAAAGTACCTATTATTGTTGCCGTGAATAAAATTGACAAACCGGAAGCGAATCCGATGAGAGTCAAACAAGAATTGATGGAACAAGGATTGGTTTCTGTTGAATGGGGTGGAGATGTTGAATTTGTAGAAGTGTCTGCCAAAAAGAAATTGAATTTGGATACTTTGTTGGATACGATCTTAATTACTTCTGAAATTTTGGAATTAAAAGCTAATTTTAAAAAGAGAGCCAAAGCGGTTGTTTTGGAATCCAAATTGGATCCGAAGGTAGGTCCGATTGCGGATATTTTGGTTCAAGAAGGAACTTTACGAATCGGGGATGTCATTGTTGCGGGAGAAGTACAAGGGAAGGTAAGGGCCTTAGTCAATGACAAGGGAGAGAGAGTGAAATCGGTAGAAGTTTCTCAACCGGTAGAAATCATTGGATTTAACCAAGTCCCTCAGGCAGGAGATACCATGTATGTGATTCAAAATGAACAACATGCGAAGAGAATTGTGGAAGAAGTGGCGAAGGAAAGAAAAATTGCGGAAACAACAAGAAAGACAATTTCTTTGGAAGCTCTTTCCGCTCAATTGGAACATGAAAATGTAAAAGAGTTGAATTTGGTATTAAGAGCGGACTCCAGAGGTTCTGTGGAAGCCTTGCGGGATTCGTTGATGAAACTTTCGAATGGAGAAGTGGCGGTCAATATTATTCAAGCGGCAGCAGGAGCTATTACGGAAAGTGATATTAAATTGGCGTCCGCCTCCAATGCAATTATCATCGGATTTAATGTCAGACCGACGACGAAAGCTCTTCGAGAAGCGGAACTTGCCAATGTGGAAATTCGAACTTCCAGAATCATTTACCATATTACGGAAGACATTGAAAAAGCATTATCAGGAATGTTGGAACCGGAGTACAAGGAAGTTTATCTTGGAAGAATTGAAATTAAAAAAGTATATCGAATTTCAAAAGTTGGAAATATTGCCGGATGTATTGTAGTCGACGGAAAGGTGAAGAATGATTCGAATATTCGTATTTTAAGAAATAATATTGTCATTTTTGAAGGAAAACTTTCCTCTTTGAAGAGATTTAAAGATGATGTGAAAGAAGTTGTTGTAGGACAAGAATGTGGATTAGGAATAGAAAACTTCAACGATATCAAAGAGGGAGATATTGTCGAAGCTTTTGATATGCAGGAAGTAAAAAGAAGCTTGTAG
- the nusA gene encoding transcription termination factor NusA, producing the protein MTNKDAKAFLEALNELEKEKGIAKESLLQAVEQALLTAYKKNYGDEENVEVIIDRENGDVKVYEVKTVVEEEDLYDAALEISLEEARRISRKAKLGEEIRIEVDCESFRRNAIQNGKQIVIQKVREAERENIYDRFKAQEGEILTGIIRRIDERKNVFIEFGGIETILTAGEQCISDRYRVGNRIKVYLVEVEKTNKFPKIVISRRHEGLLRKLFELEIPEISSGVIEIKAVAREAGSRAKVAVYSELANIDIVGACIGQKRSRIKNIVDELGGEKIDIVIWKENMEEFVSAVLSPAKVNSVELLEDGETARVLVDESQLSLAIGKSGQNARLAAKLTGMRVDIKVANSELEN; encoded by the coding sequence ATGACAAATAAGGATGCAAAAGCTTTTTTAGAAGCATTGAATGAATTGGAGAAGGAAAAAGGAATTGCAAAAGAGAGTTTACTTCAGGCTGTGGAACAGGCACTTTTGACTGCCTATAAGAAAAACTATGGAGATGAAGAAAACGTGGAAGTAATCATCGACAGAGAAAATGGAGATGTCAAAGTGTATGAAGTAAAAACGGTGGTGGAGGAAGAAGACCTTTATGATGCCGCCCTTGAAATTTCTTTGGAAGAAGCCAGAAGGATTTCCAGAAAAGCAAAGTTGGGAGAAGAAATTCGAATTGAAGTGGACTGTGAATCCTTTCGAAGAAATGCAATTCAAAATGGAAAACAAATCGTCATTCAAAAAGTGAGAGAAGCGGAACGAGAAAATATTTATGACAGATTCAAAGCTCAAGAGGGGGAAATTTTAACAGGAATTATTCGGAGAATTGATGAAAGAAAAAATGTTTTCATTGAATTTGGAGGGATTGAAACCATTTTAACCGCCGGAGAGCAATGTATTTCCGACAGATATAGGGTAGGAAATCGAATTAAAGTATATCTGGTGGAAGTAGAAAAAACCAATAAATTTCCAAAAATTGTAATTTCCAGAAGGCATGAAGGCTTGCTTCGAAAATTATTCGAATTGGAAATCCCTGAAATTTCTTCCGGAGTGATTGAAATTAAGGCAGTAGCTCGAGAGGCAGGCTCAAGAGCAAAAGTTGCCGTGTATTCCGAACTGGCAAATATTGATATTGTAGGTGCCTGTATTGGGCAAAAACGATCCAGAATTAAAAATATTGTGGATGAATTGGGTGGAGAAAAAATTGACATTGTCATTTGGAAAGAAAATATGGAAGAATTTGTTTCCGCCGTATTGAGCCCGGCAAAAGTCAATAGTGTGGAATTATTGGAAGATGGAGAAACTGCAAGAGTGCTGGTCGATGAATCACAATTGTCTTTAGCGATTGGAAAAAGTGGTCAAAATGCAAGACTTGCCGCAAAATTGACAGGAATGAGAGTGGACATTAAAGTGGCTAACTCGGAGTTGGAAAATTAA
- the glmS gene encoding methylaspartate mutase subunit S, producing the protein MQSQQYKILIGVIGEDIHETGNKIIAQILEHDGFEVINLGIQASPSSFVKYSKQENVTAIIVSSLYGRGKEDCKHLMKLFQEDSLFHPPIYLGGYLASPDENWKEVEDFYLNLGFTRVYKPGTPIEKTIADLREDLMIPCEVF; encoded by the coding sequence ATGCAATCACAACAGTATAAAATTTTAATCGGTGTCATCGGAGAAGACATTCACGAAACAGGAAATAAAATCATTGCTCAAATTTTGGAACATGACGGTTTTGAAGTGATAAATCTAGGAATTCAAGCTTCTCCTTCTTCCTTTGTGAAATATTCCAAACAGGAAAATGTAACTGCCATTATTGTTTCCTCTTTGTATGGAAGAGGAAAGGAAGATTGTAAACATCTGATGAAACTATTTCAAGAAGACAGTCTTTTCCATCCCCCTATTTATCTGGGAGGATATTTGGCTTCCCCTGATGAAAATTGGAAAGAAGTGGAAGACTTTTACTTAAATCTCGGTTTTACGAGAGTCTATAAACCCGGAACTCCAATTGAAAAAACCATTGCAGATCTACGAGAGGATTTGATGATACCATGCGAAGTTTTCTAG